A genomic window from Amia ocellicauda isolate fAmiCal2 chromosome 15, fAmiCal2.hap1, whole genome shotgun sequence includes:
- the st8sia1 gene encoding alpha-N-acetylneuraminide alpha-2,8-sialyltransferase encodes MVVMFLKCPRPKLSVWAALCVFVLCWLYIFPGYRLPSDKEIVSEVLRQGKVWKKNQTGIAVFRNLLTDCCDPRKLFAVTKQNSPLGKTLWYDGEFYHSHTVNNDTYSLFVQETPLQQPLKKCAVVGNGGILKHSGCGKDIDQADYVMRCNLPPLSKDYTDDVGTKTHLVTANPSIIEKRFQNLLWSRKAFVDNMKAYGTSYIYMPAFSMKPGTEPSLRAYHALSDIAANQTVLFANPDFLRNVGKFWKSRGIHAKRLSTGLFLVSLALGLCEEVTIYGFWPFSVDLNEKFISHHYYDNILPFSGFHAMPEEFLQLWLLHKSGTLRMRIGKCDEEAS; translated from the exons ATGGTGGTGATGTTTCTGAAATGCCCCCGACCCAAGCTGTCCGTGTGGGCTGCGCTGTGCGTCTTTGTGCTCTGCTGGCTCTACATCTTCCCGGGATACAGGCTGCCCAGCGACAAGGAGATTGTCAGTGAAGTCTTGCGGCAGGGCAAAGTGTGGAAGAAAAACCAGACGGGCATCGCAGTCTTCAG GAACCTGCTGACGGACTGCTGTGATCCGAGGAAGCTATTTGCCGTGACAAAACAGAACTCTCCTCTTGGGAAGACCCTCTGGTACGACGGCGAGTTTTATCACTCCCACACCGTCAACAACGATACTTACTCCCTCTTCGTACAG GAAACCCCTCTGCAGCAGCCACTGAAGAAATGCGCGGTTGTTGGCAATGGCGGGATCCTGAAGCACAGCGGCTGTGGGAAAGACATTGACCAGGCAGACTACGTCATGAG GTGCAATCTTCCGCCACTCTCTAAGGATTACACCGATGATGTGGGGACCAAAACACACTTGGTCACTGCTAACCCCAGCATTATTGAAAAGAG attccAAAACCTTCTCTGGTCCAGGAAGGCTTTTGTGGACAACATGAAAGCCTATGGCACCAGTTACATCTATATGCCAGCCTTCTCCATGAAGCCGGGGACCGAACCTTCCCTGCGAGCCTATCACGCGCTGTCCGACATCGCGGCCAACCAGACGGTCCTGTTCGCCAATCCCGACTTCCTGAGGAACGTGGGCAAGTTCTGGAAGAGCAGGGGGATTCATGCCAAACGCCTCTCCACAGGTCTGTTCCTCGTCAGCTTGGCCCTCGGCCTGTGTGAGGAAGTTACTATTTACGGCTTCTGGCCTTTCTCCGTTGACTTGAACGAGAAGTTCATAAGCCATCACTACTACGACAACATCCTGCCCTTCTCTGGATTCCACGCCATGCCAGAGGAGTTCCTGCAGCTTTGGCTCCTCCACAAGAGCGGGACATTACGGATGCGCATCGGCAAGTGTGACGAGGAAGCGAGTTAG